In Ignavibacteria bacterium, the sequence ATATATTTTGCCATGTTACCTGCAACTTCCAGTACTCTTCTCAGGTCAACTGAACCATCTTCAAGCGGCGGCGTTGGCAGGCAAAGGAATATTACATCATTTTTCTGTACTACATCCTTCAGGCTTGTAGTGAACTCAACCCTGCCTTCTGCAAGGTTTTTTTCAAGCAGCTCTTCAAGTCCCGGTTCATAAATAACAGGATCGCCCTTTTTAAGGCGTTCAATTTTCTTTTTGTCAACATCCATACAAATTACGCTATTGCCGTTTTCGGCAAAACAAACGCCTGAAACCAGCCCAACATACCCGGTACCGATAATTCCGATCTTCATAATTTTGGTAATTTCATGCAGCAGACTGCTGCTTTATATCAGAAAATTTATAATTATACTTAATAAAATAAAATAATCCCGCAGCAAGAAACAGAACAAAGCTCATTGCATGCGTAGCAGTGCCATAACCAAGAGCAGCAGGCTCTGATACCATGAACATATTTACAAGAGTTACTTTGCATATATAATGATAGGGTCCCGTTGCCGCAGGCGAAGGAATGAACATAGCAACATTAATTAGTACCAGCAGTAAGTTTGCATCCCACAGACCCCGAACAATACTTGTTCCTTCACCGGTGGTTAAGATATTAAATGAATAAAAGGGTATGTACGTGCTGATAAGGTAAAAGATCCAGATCAATGCTGAATAAAGCGCAATTCTGAAAAAAAGTGAAGGTTTTTTAAGTACTTCAAAACCGTTTAAGAGCGAATCAAAAATATTATCAACTTTTTCATGCAGTTTTGCCGGCAAGAATTTAGTGAAGAACTTTACTATAGCCAGGCTTTTATCCGGCTTAATAAGCATAAATAAAATCCACGCAAGCATCAGGAAAATTGCAGCGGAAAGTATAATTACCGCTGAACCTATTGAGGGAATAGCATCGGTTATTCTGTCCTTAAAATATATTAGAGCTATCCCGAACATCAGCAGGAACATCACAGTATCTATAATTCTTTCAACAATAATTGTCGCGAATGCTGATGCACGCGAGATATTTTCCTGCTTACCAAGCATATACGGCCTAACCACTTCGCCTGAGCGGGGAAACAGGTTATTCATCATGTAGCCTATTATTGTGGTGGCAAAAAGATTTTTGAATGAAATATCTTTTTTGATAGGCTCCATAAGCACGCCCCATCTGATTGCGCGCATAGCGGAACCGCCGAAA encodes:
- a CDS encoding flippase-like domain-containing protein, yielding MLALFLYLAFRNVNLTELLNILKTTNYLYVFIGMSIGVFGGSAMRAIRWGVLMEPIKKDISFKNLFATTIIGYMMNNLFPRSGEVVRPYMLGKQENISRASAFATIIVERIIDTVMFLLMFGIALIYFKDRITDAIPSIGSAVIILSAAIFLMLAWILFMLIKPDKSLAIVKFFTKFLPAKLHEKVDNIFDSLLNGFEVLKKPSLFFRIALYSALIWIFYLISTYIPFYSFNILTTGEGTSIVRGLWDANLLLVLINVAMFIPSPAATGPYHYICKVTLVNMFMVSEPAALGYGTATHAMSFVLFLAAGLFYFIKYNYKFSDIKQQSAA